Proteins encoded in a region of the Streptomyces liliiviolaceus genome:
- a CDS encoding zinc metalloprotease, with protein MLRRARAVVGLAAAALIVALAAPAGYAESTTSTAPAAAATDDHAVYVVQPQADGTTYTAIYTPAPGVTAEQLRATLRQQGVRGVQGADSKNATVLARCAPFVGTAAAWCNHKWDYGPFNDPQVYFLDHSGDTWPVTDARVDWYQAPGIDAYYRWYTAGCPGGGRHCVHVYSGSYGTDWYGVTEASTSNGYFVDGTVTVKLNDQITPNTYAARRSVACHEMGHALGLEANNSTNSCMSDPEFPQHPSSDDFAVLNQLYPKPGT; from the coding sequence ATGTTACGAAGAGCCAGAGCCGTCGTCGGACTGGCGGCAGCAGCACTGATCGTCGCCCTCGCCGCTCCGGCCGGGTACGCCGAGTCGACCACCTCGACGGCACCCGCCGCGGCCGCAACCGACGACCATGCCGTGTACGTCGTTCAGCCGCAGGCCGACGGCACCACGTACACCGCCATCTACACCCCGGCACCCGGTGTGACGGCTGAACAACTGAGGGCCACCCTGCGTCAGCAGGGTGTCCGCGGCGTACAGGGCGCCGACTCCAAGAACGCCACCGTTCTCGCCCGCTGCGCGCCGTTCGTCGGCACCGCTGCCGCCTGGTGCAATCACAAGTGGGACTACGGGCCGTTCAACGACCCGCAGGTGTACTTCCTGGACCACAGCGGGGACACCTGGCCGGTGACCGACGCCCGGGTCGACTGGTACCAGGCCCCGGGGATCGACGCCTACTACCGCTGGTACACCGCCGGATGTCCAGGAGGCGGACGCCACTGCGTCCATGTGTACAGCGGCAGTTACGGCACTGACTGGTACGGCGTGACCGAAGCGTCCACCTCCAACGGCTACTTCGTCGACGGCACCGTCACGGTGAAACTCAACGACCAGATCACCCCGAACACGTACGCGGCCCGGCGCAGCGTCGCCTGTCACGAAATGGGCCACGCTCTCGGTCTCGAAGCGAACAACTCGACCAACAGCTGCATGTCCGACCCGGAGTTCCCCCAGCATCCGTCCTCGGACGACTTCGCGGTCCTGAACCAGCTGTACCCCAAGCCCGGCACCTGA
- a CDS encoding GntR family transcriptional regulator: MTADERGLPHIQRDVPTAIHAQISEHIRLRIAGGEWPAHYRLKSEPELAQEFGVSRGTLRRALTTLIEEGLLRQVRGRGTFVTSTTIEPAIAQKLSTLSEDFASQGIVTATTVRECSLIVPPRPVAALLDLAPNTPVLRLLRVRSTDQGPVALLSNFVRTDLTPGIEEVDFASSSLFGVLEGTYGLKIATARRTFSAEAATAEVAEALSLEEGAPVQYLQQVTYLADDRPVEYSDVWIHSGRLRVTSLLVRR; encoded by the coding sequence GTGACGGCCGACGAACGGGGACTTCCGCACATCCAGCGCGATGTCCCCACGGCGATCCATGCCCAGATCTCGGAACACATCCGACTGCGGATCGCCGGCGGCGAGTGGCCTGCGCACTACCGCCTCAAGAGCGAGCCGGAGCTGGCCCAGGAGTTCGGCGTCAGCCGCGGCACCCTGCGCCGCGCCCTGACCACGCTCATCGAGGAGGGCCTGCTGCGGCAGGTCCGCGGACGCGGCACCTTCGTCACCTCGACGACCATCGAGCCCGCCATCGCCCAGAAGCTCAGCACGCTATCCGAGGACTTCGCCAGTCAGGGCATCGTCACCGCCACCACCGTGCGCGAATGCTCGCTGATCGTCCCGCCCCGGCCCGTCGCGGCCCTCCTGGACCTGGCTCCCAACACCCCCGTACTGCGACTGCTCCGCGTACGCAGCACCGACCAGGGCCCCGTCGCCCTCCTGTCCAACTTCGTGCGCACCGACCTCACCCCCGGCATCGAGGAGGTGGACTTCGCCTCCTCCAGCCTCTTCGGCGTCCTGGAGGGCACCTACGGCCTGAAGATCGCCACCGCACGCCGGACGTTCAGCGCGGAAGCCGCCACGGCGGAGGTCGCCGAAGCGCTCTCGCTGGAGGAGGGCGCCCCCGTGCAGTACCTCCAGCAGGTCACCTACCTCGCCGACGACCGCCCGGTGGAGTACTCCGACGTCTGGATCCACAGCGGCCGACTCCGCGTCACCTCGCTCCTGGTACGCCGCTAG
- a CDS encoding ABC transporter ATP-binding protein gives MPDSARTDGPATVELSGVSRTFGHGAAAHRVIAGIDLTLTAGEIVAVLGPSGSGKSTLLRLVAGLDTPTAGTVLVDGEPVRDMDRRAAVVFQDARLMAWRSLASNVAFGLPAGTPRAERRTEVARWLDVVGLSGFGQHRPSQVSGGMAQRAALARALVRRPSVLLLDEPFAALDALTRLRMQDLLDEVRAAAPTTVLLVTHDADEALQLADRIVLLSAGPAASITATIDVPAPRPRERGDLQLAPLRADLLHRLGISHAPGTHASPTVPYKEPLG, from the coding sequence ATGCCCGATTCCGCGCGGACCGACGGTCCGGCGACTGTCGAACTCAGCGGTGTGTCCCGGACATTCGGACACGGGGCGGCCGCGCACCGCGTCATCGCGGGTATCGATCTCACGCTGACGGCCGGTGAGATCGTCGCTGTCCTCGGCCCCTCCGGCTCCGGAAAGTCCACGCTGCTGCGCCTCGTCGCGGGACTGGACACGCCTACGGCCGGCACCGTGCTCGTCGACGGTGAACCCGTCCGCGACATGGATCGTCGGGCGGCCGTCGTGTTCCAGGACGCACGCCTCATGGCCTGGCGCAGCCTTGCCTCCAACGTCGCCTTCGGACTGCCCGCCGGTACGCCACGCGCCGAGCGGCGGACCGAAGTGGCGCGCTGGCTCGACGTGGTGGGCCTCAGCGGTTTCGGACAGCACCGCCCGAGTCAGGTCTCCGGCGGCATGGCACAACGCGCCGCGCTGGCCCGCGCTCTGGTCCGCAGGCCGAGCGTACTGCTGCTCGACGAACCGTTCGCGGCCCTGGACGCGCTCACCCGGCTGCGCATGCAGGACCTCCTCGACGAGGTTCGCGCCGCCGCCCCCACGACCGTCCTCCTCGTCACCCACGACGCCGACGAGGCCCTCCAACTCGCGGACCGCATCGTGTTGTTGAGCGCAGGTCCCGCGGCATCCATCACCGCCACCATCGATGTTCCGGCGCCCCGCCCGCGCGAGCGCGGCGACCTGCAACTGGCCCCGCTGCGTGCCGACCTCCTGCATCGCCTCGGCATAAGCCACGCTCCCGGCACCCACGCGTCCCCCACCGTCCCGTACAAGGAGCCTCTCGGATGA
- the metX gene encoding homoserine O-acetyltransferase MetX: MNSVLTPSQVPLPSASGGWQEGDPPGRRRWHLRADPLPLEAGGELPGVRLAFETWGQLAPDRSNAVLVLHALTGDSHAAGHAEPGHPTAGWWDALIGPGRALDTDRWFVVAPNVLGGCQGSTGPSSSGPTGRCWGGAFPFLTQRDQVAAEAGLADALGIDRWALVVGGSMGGMRALEWAVSHPERADALLLLATAAAASAEQIAWANLQLHAIRSDPNWRDGNYHGTGRGPLIGLGLARRLAHVTYRSEPELQVRFGRFPQDTEDPWHGGRYQVESYLDHHAAKLVRRFDAGSYVVLSEAMNSHDVGRGRGGLRAALSRVTARTLVVGVDSDRLYPPSQQADLAAGIITSDGPRVIESPHGHDGFLIEVDQVAALVDELLPTHPPPPAPELRRHSHDRRP, translated from the coding sequence CTGAACAGCGTACTGACGCCGTCCCAGGTCCCCCTCCCGTCGGCCTCCGGTGGCTGGCAGGAGGGGGACCCGCCCGGGCGCCGGCGGTGGCACCTGCGCGCGGACCCGCTTCCGTTGGAGGCCGGCGGTGAACTCCCCGGTGTCCGGCTGGCCTTCGAGACCTGGGGGCAACTCGCACCCGACCGGTCCAACGCGGTGCTGGTGCTGCACGCCCTCACCGGCGACAGCCATGCGGCCGGCCACGCCGAGCCCGGCCATCCCACTGCCGGTTGGTGGGACGCGCTCATCGGCCCCGGGAGAGCGCTCGACACGGACCGTTGGTTCGTGGTGGCGCCGAACGTGCTCGGTGGCTGCCAGGGCAGCACCGGGCCATCCTCTTCGGGCCCGACCGGTCGGTGCTGGGGCGGCGCATTCCCTTTTCTGACACAGCGTGACCAGGTCGCGGCCGAGGCCGGTCTGGCCGATGCGCTGGGTATCGACCGCTGGGCTCTGGTGGTCGGCGGATCGATGGGCGGGATGCGGGCGCTGGAATGGGCGGTGTCGCATCCCGAACGGGCCGACGCGCTCCTGCTGCTCGCCACGGCGGCCGCGGCGAGCGCCGAGCAGATCGCCTGGGCCAACCTCCAGCTGCACGCCATCCGCTCCGACCCGAACTGGCGCGACGGCAACTACCACGGCACCGGCCGGGGTCCCCTCATCGGGCTGGGCCTGGCCCGACGGCTGGCCCATGTCACGTATCGCAGCGAGCCGGAACTCCAGGTCCGCTTCGGCCGCTTCCCCCAGGACACGGAGGACCCCTGGCACGGCGGCCGGTACCAGGTCGAGTCCTACCTCGACCATCACGCGGCCAAGCTGGTGCGGCGCTTCGACGCGGGCAGCTACGTCGTCCTGTCCGAGGCGATGAACAGCCATGACGTCGGCCGCGGTCGCGGCGGGCTGCGCGCCGCCCTGAGCCGGGTGACCGCCCGGACCCTCGTGGTCGGAGTCGACTCCGACCGCCTCTACCCGCCGTCCCAGCAGGCGGATTTGGCGGCGGGCATCATCACGTCGGACGGGCCGCGGGTGATCGAATCGCCCCACGGCCACGACGGCTTCCTCATCGAGGTGGACCAGGTCGCCGCGCTCGTCGACGAGCTCCTTCCCACTCATCCCCCGCCACCGGCACCGGAGTTACGACGTCACTCACACGACAGGCGCCCGTGA
- a CDS encoding aliphatic sulfonate ABC transporter substrate-binding protein, whose amino-acid sequence MNRRTFAAALTSSLLLLTTAACAEGEDSSGQSGAGAGAAAKDTIELRLDWAYYNPQSLTLKDKGWLEDALKDQGLDNVKVTWTQSLGSNKANENLRADAIDFGSTAGTPALLARANGTPLRTVDVYSRPEWSSLVVAKGSKLDSVEDLEGKKVAATKGTDPYFFLLQALKAHGLTAKDVTVVNLQHGDGRTALERGAVDAWAGLDPYLSQSQIDNGSKLIYRNLDFNSYGFLNVSEKFLDAHPELVQIVVDSYEKARGWIEKNPDAAVKILADSAKIEPAVAAQQLTERTHIDISPVPGAAQTEVLERIAPLLVSENLVADAKDVDDALKTLYAPEFARKAKAS is encoded by the coding sequence ATGAACCGTCGCACCTTTGCCGCCGCCCTCACCTCAAGTCTGTTGCTGCTGACCACGGCCGCGTGCGCCGAGGGCGAGGATTCCTCGGGGCAATCCGGAGCGGGCGCCGGAGCAGCAGCCAAGGACACCATCGAACTTCGCCTCGACTGGGCGTACTACAACCCACAGAGCCTCACCCTCAAGGACAAGGGCTGGCTGGAGGACGCCCTCAAGGACCAGGGACTCGACAACGTCAAGGTGACTTGGACCCAGTCCCTGGGCAGCAACAAGGCCAACGAGAATCTCCGCGCCGACGCCATCGACTTCGGCTCCACCGCCGGCACCCCCGCGCTGCTGGCGCGCGCCAACGGAACACCCCTCAGGACCGTCGACGTCTACAGCCGGCCCGAATGGTCCTCCCTGGTCGTCGCCAAGGGCTCGAAGCTGGACTCGGTCGAGGACCTCGAAGGAAAGAAGGTCGCGGCCACCAAGGGCACCGACCCCTACTTCTTCCTCCTGCAGGCCCTCAAGGCCCATGGGCTGACAGCCAAGGACGTCACCGTCGTCAACCTCCAGCACGGTGACGGCAGAACCGCGTTGGAAAGGGGCGCCGTCGACGCCTGGGCCGGTCTCGACCCGTACCTCTCCCAGAGTCAGATCGACAACGGATCCAAGCTCATCTACCGCAACCTCGACTTCAACTCCTACGGGTTCCTCAACGTCTCCGAGAAGTTCCTCGACGCCCACCCCGAGCTAGTGCAGATCGTCGTCGACAGCTACGAGAAGGCCCGGGGCTGGATCGAGAAGAATCCGGATGCCGCGGTGAAGATCCTCGCCGACTCCGCGAAGATCGAACCCGCCGTCGCCGCACAACAGCTGACGGAACGCACCCACATCGACATCTCGCCCGTACCCGGCGCCGCCCAGACCGAGGTGCTTGAGCGGATCGCTCCCCTGCTGGTCTCGGAGAACCTGGTCGCGGACGCGAAAGACGTCGACGACGCCCTCAAGACCCTCTACGCCCCGGAGTTCGCCCGCAAAGCCAAGGCATCGTGA
- a CDS encoding alpha/beta fold hydrolase: protein MDILLIGGLWLNGSVWDRVASALEPLGHRPVPLTLPGQGDGSVSATLDDQLATVLAAVDAAPGKPMVVGHSAACTLAWLAADRRPERLAKVALIGGFPTADGQPYADFFEVSDGVMPFPGWGPFEGPDAADLDDGARREFAAAAISVPAGVAEGVVRLADERRFDVPVVVVCPEFTPEQAQECVRDGDVPELTRAKHVDFADIDSGHWPMITQPVELARILAAAADGA from the coding sequence ATGGACATTCTGCTCATCGGCGGGCTGTGGCTGAACGGATCCGTATGGGACCGTGTCGCGTCCGCGCTGGAGCCGCTCGGCCATCGCCCCGTGCCGCTCACCCTCCCGGGCCAGGGGGACGGCTCCGTGTCCGCCACGCTCGACGACCAGCTGGCGACGGTGCTCGCCGCAGTGGACGCGGCGCCCGGCAAGCCCATGGTGGTGGGGCATTCCGCCGCCTGCACGCTGGCCTGGCTGGCCGCCGACCGGCGGCCCGAGCGGCTGGCGAAGGTCGCCCTCATCGGGGGTTTCCCGACCGCCGACGGTCAGCCGTACGCCGACTTCTTCGAGGTGAGTGACGGCGTCATGCCCTTCCCCGGCTGGGGCCCGTTCGAGGGCCCGGACGCCGCGGACCTCGACGACGGGGCCAGGCGAGAGTTCGCGGCTGCCGCGATCTCCGTGCCCGCAGGCGTGGCCGAGGGAGTGGTGCGGCTGGCGGACGAACGGCGGTTCGACGTTCCGGTCGTGGTCGTATGTCCGGAGTTCACGCCCGAGCAGGCGCAGGAATGCGTGAGGGACGGCGACGTCCCGGAGCTCACTCGTGCCAAGCACGTCGACTTCGCCGACATCGACTCAGGCCACTGGCCCATGATCACGCAGCCTGTCGAGCTGGCCCGGATCCTGGCTGCGGCAGCCGACGGCGCCTGA
- a CDS encoding ABC transporter permease, whose translation MSDIVSGIAAVVRSRWGRTVLRAAAGLLLPAVLLLGWQQAATSGAYTRSQLPPPEAVLNAARSLVDRGELQHHIAISVQRVLIGFAVGAALGLLLGSLVGLSRTARAVLAPTIQAIRAVPSLAWVPLLLLWLGIGETPKITLVAIGAFFPVYTTVSSGLDHVDPRLRELGRAYGRRGPALLAQVLIPAAAPAVLSGLRLGLAQGWLFLVAAELIASSMGLGFLLIDSQNTGRTDILLLAIVLLAVVGKASDALLGVAERQVVRRWS comes from the coding sequence GTGAGCGACATCGTGAGCGGCATCGCCGCCGTGGTCCGGTCCCGCTGGGGCCGGACCGTGCTGCGCGCGGCGGCCGGTCTGCTCCTGCCGGCCGTGCTGCTGCTCGGCTGGCAGCAGGCCGCCACGTCCGGCGCGTACACGCGCAGCCAGCTCCCGCCGCCCGAGGCCGTCCTGAACGCCGCGCGGAGCCTTGTCGACCGGGGCGAGCTCCAGCACCACATCGCCATCAGCGTGCAGCGCGTGCTGATCGGCTTCGCCGTCGGCGCCGCGCTCGGTCTGCTCCTGGGCAGTCTGGTCGGCCTCTCCCGGACCGCCCGGGCCGTCCTCGCTCCGACCATCCAGGCGATACGTGCCGTGCCCTCGCTGGCCTGGGTCCCTCTGCTCCTGCTCTGGCTCGGCATCGGAGAGACCCCGAAGATCACGCTTGTCGCCATCGGCGCGTTCTTCCCCGTGTACACGACAGTCTCGTCGGGCCTCGACCACGTCGATCCCCGGCTGAGGGAACTGGGTCGCGCCTACGGCCGGCGCGGCCCCGCCCTCCTCGCCCAGGTCCTGATCCCGGCCGCTGCGCCCGCCGTGCTGTCCGGGCTGCGACTCGGGCTGGCGCAGGGCTGGCTGTTCCTCGTCGCGGCCGAACTCATCGCCTCCTCCATGGGGTTGGGCTTCCTGCTGATCGACAGCCAGAACACCGGCCGCACGGACATCCTGCTGCTCGCCATCGTCCTGCTGGCCGTCGTCGGCAAGGCGAGCGACGCGCTGCTGGGGGTGGCGGAGCGCCAGGTGGTACGCCGGTGGAGCTGA
- a CDS encoding helix-turn-helix transcriptional regulator, translated as MPNDLSPTARALRALEILQTRPGTTAGELAERLGVTERAARRYVGILREAGIPVESARGPHGGYRLGRGTRLPPVHFTQSEAIGLVMAVLSGQPTAASTDADTDDLIGTALGKVVKALPESVGHQAAMLREYASAAADPYAAHPDPAITSELVDAVAARRRVSVTYGSEAGNEWEAEVDPWSIVIRYGRWYLLCHSHRADAIRTYRVDRVRAVRPTEHGFEPPEGLDAVAVLEENLGLGWEFSTRVAFDAPLTEVARWVHPPMGRLEPLRDGCVLVGSTRNPDMYAQEWLTRVPFPFRVEGGEELRAAVAALAARFSAATATAPADQP; from the coding sequence GTGCCGAACGATCTCAGTCCCACCGCGCGCGCCCTGCGCGCCCTGGAGATTCTCCAGACCCGCCCCGGTACGACAGCCGGCGAGCTCGCCGAGCGGCTGGGCGTCACGGAGCGGGCCGCGCGTCGGTACGTCGGCATCCTCCGGGAGGCCGGTATCCCCGTGGAGTCGGCCCGGGGGCCGCACGGCGGGTACCGGCTGGGGCGCGGGACGCGGCTGCCGCCCGTGCACTTCACGCAGTCCGAGGCCATCGGCCTAGTGATGGCGGTACTCAGCGGCCAGCCGACCGCGGCATCCACCGACGCCGACACCGACGACCTGATCGGCACCGCCCTGGGCAAGGTCGTCAAGGCGCTTCCGGAGAGCGTCGGTCACCAGGCGGCGATGCTGCGGGAGTACGCGTCGGCCGCGGCGGACCCGTACGCGGCTCACCCCGATCCGGCCATCACCAGCGAACTCGTCGACGCCGTCGCGGCCCGGCGCCGCGTGTCGGTCACGTACGGCAGCGAGGCGGGCAACGAGTGGGAGGCGGAGGTGGATCCCTGGTCCATCGTGATCCGCTACGGGCGCTGGTACCTGCTGTGCCACTCCCATCGAGCGGACGCGATCCGCACCTACCGGGTCGACAGGGTCCGCGCGGTCCGGCCGACCGAGCACGGGTTCGAGCCGCCCGAGGGTCTCGACGCGGTGGCGGTGCTGGAGGAGAACCTGGGCCTCGGATGGGAGTTCTCCACCCGTGTGGCGTTCGACGCTCCCCTGACCGAGGTGGCCCGGTGGGTCCATCCGCCCATGGGGCGCCTTGAGCCCTTGAGGGACGGATGCGTACTGGTCGGCAGCACCCGCAACCCGGACATGTACGCACAGGAATGGCTGACGCGGGTGCCGTTCCCGTTCCGCGTCGAGGGCGGGGAGGAACTGCGCGCCGCGGTTGCGGCGCTCGCGGCGCGCTTCAGCGCCGCCACCGCCACTGCCCCGGCAGACCAGCCCTGA
- a CDS encoding MFS transporter: MLPGQDRAARRVLWVCMAAGATTLLDQAVLNIAVPSMRQSLDASAADVQWIVAGYSLAFGLALVPGGSLGDLYGRKRLFLAGMAVFLLAGVTAATGGGPGTLIGARLVQGAAAGLVNSQVIGTIQDVFHGPARGRALGLYAVTAGVAAALGPPLGGALVAGLGAGAGWRSCLLLSAPCAVATLALAARRLPPPRRTARDSRLDVLGLVLACGCTLTLMVPFIRTPDSGGEALLWGAVVCALAVLFAQHQKLRVRRGRQPLVHPALTSSKPYVLGTAVAMSQFGSSLAASLVLTVFVQDGLGLSALLTAAVTLPSAVAMGVSSALAWRLVRRIGPRTVTLGLALGIAAALTGAAVALRAPMAVLPLALAGTQLLAGTASGLAVSPNQTQVLEHAPAEAAGVGGGILQMAQRIAAAVCLSAVSAVYLHAAPGRSGGDHARAGYALASCVCAGLLGAALVLSLLRRTGTRTRPSLPTSAGTSAGSGAARRTGPRW; encoded by the coding sequence ATGCTTCCGGGACAGGACCGTGCGGCACGGCGGGTGCTGTGGGTGTGCATGGCCGCCGGCGCGACCACCCTGCTGGACCAGGCAGTTCTGAACATCGCCGTGCCGAGCATGCGCCAGTCGCTCGACGCGTCCGCGGCGGACGTCCAGTGGATCGTGGCCGGTTACTCGCTGGCGTTCGGGCTGGCGCTCGTTCCCGGCGGCAGTCTCGGTGACCTGTACGGGCGTAAACGTCTCTTCCTGGCAGGGATGGCCGTCTTTCTCCTCGCCGGGGTGACGGCGGCGACCGGCGGGGGACCCGGGACCCTGATCGGCGCCCGGCTGGTGCAGGGCGCCGCGGCCGGGCTCGTCAACTCCCAGGTGATCGGCACCATTCAGGACGTCTTCCACGGTCCGGCCCGCGGGCGTGCACTGGGCCTGTACGCGGTCACGGCGGGCGTCGCCGCGGCACTCGGCCCACCACTCGGTGGCGCCCTCGTCGCCGGACTCGGCGCCGGAGCGGGCTGGCGGTCCTGCCTCCTGCTGAGTGCCCCCTGCGCGGTGGCCACCCTGGCCCTCGCGGCCCGCCGGCTGCCACCGCCCCGGCGCACCGCCCGCGACTCCCGGCTGGACGTCCTCGGCCTCGTACTGGCCTGCGGGTGCACGCTGACGCTGATGGTGCCCTTCATCCGCACGCCGGACAGCGGGGGAGAAGCACTCCTGTGGGGAGCGGTGGTGTGCGCCCTGGCCGTCCTCTTCGCCCAGCACCAGAAACTGCGTGTCCGCCGTGGCCGTCAGCCGCTGGTCCATCCGGCGCTGACCTCCTCGAAGCCGTACGTGCTTGGCACGGCCGTCGCCATGTCCCAGTTCGGCTCCTCGCTGGCCGCGTCCCTCGTGCTCACCGTCTTCGTGCAGGACGGACTCGGGCTGTCCGCTCTCCTCACAGCAGCGGTCACGCTCCCCTCGGCGGTCGCCATGGGCGTCTCCTCGGCGCTCGCCTGGCGTCTGGTACGGCGGATCGGACCACGCACGGTGACCCTCGGCCTCGCCCTGGGAATCGCCGCCGCACTGACCGGGGCCGCGGTCGCGCTCCGTGCGCCGATGGCGGTACTGCCGTTGGCACTCGCCGGAACGCAACTGCTGGCCGGCACCGCCTCGGGACTGGCCGTCTCGCCCAACCAGACCCAGGTCCTTGAGCATGCCCCGGCCGAGGCCGCCGGAGTGGGCGGCGGGATCCTGCAGATGGCCCAGCGCATCGCGGCGGCCGTCTGCCTCAGCGCGGTCTCGGCGGTCTACCTGCACGCCGCGCCCGGTCGCTCAGGGGGCGACCACGCCCGGGCGGGCTACGCGCTTGCCTCCTGTGTCTGCGCCGGCCTGCTCGGCGCGGCTCTGGTGCTGTCGCTGCTGCGCCGCACCGGTACACGAACCCGTCCGTCACTCCCCACGTCGGCCGGAACGTCGGCCGGATCCGGCGCAGCGCGCAGGACCGGGCCCCGATGGTGA
- a CDS encoding bifunctional o-acetylhomoserine/o-acetylserine sulfhydrylase, with protein sequence MSQPIDSVTAGHTPEDEPTGPDTSAWSFETKQIHSGAAPDPTTGARATPIYQTSSFVFRDTQHAADLFSLAEPGNIYTRIHNPTQDVFEQRIAALEGGVAAVALSSGQAAETLAILTLASSGDHIVASSSLYGGTYNLFRHTLPKLGIEVSFVDDPDDFEAWRQEIRPNTKALFAETLGNPRGNVLDVRAVADVAHTAGVPLIVDNTVPTPYLLRPIEHGADIVVHSATKFLGGHGTTIAGVVVDGGTFDFGAHAERFPDFTEPDPSYHGLQYWPALGPGAFAVKLRVQLLRDLGPALSPHSSFLLLQGVETLSLRIERHSANAQALAEWLEQRDEVAAVHYPGLESSHWYEAGRTYLPRGAGAVVSFELRDGVEAGKRFVDAVELFSHLANIGDVRSLIIHPASTTHSQLDEEQLTATGTSPGLVRLSVGIESLADLKADLEAGFRAAKGAS encoded by the coding sequence ATGAGCCAGCCCATCGACTCCGTCACCGCCGGTCACACCCCCGAGGACGAACCCACCGGGCCCGACACCTCGGCGTGGTCCTTCGAGACGAAGCAGATCCACTCGGGAGCCGCACCCGATCCGACCACCGGTGCCCGGGCGACACCCATCTACCAGACGTCGTCCTTCGTCTTCCGCGACACACAACACGCCGCCGACCTGTTCTCGCTGGCCGAGCCCGGGAACATCTACACCCGCATCCACAACCCCACCCAGGACGTCTTCGAGCAGCGCATCGCCGCTCTGGAAGGCGGAGTCGCGGCCGTGGCACTGTCCTCCGGACAGGCGGCGGAGACCCTGGCCATCCTCACGCTGGCCAGCTCGGGCGACCACATCGTCGCCTCCTCCTCCCTCTACGGAGGCACGTACAATTTGTTCCGGCACACCCTCCCGAAGCTGGGCATCGAGGTGTCCTTCGTGGACGACCCCGACGACTTCGAGGCCTGGCGGCAGGAGATCCGGCCGAACACGAAGGCACTGTTCGCCGAGACACTGGGAAATCCGCGCGGCAACGTGCTGGACGTGCGCGCGGTCGCGGACGTGGCCCACACGGCGGGAGTTCCGCTGATCGTGGACAACACGGTGCCGACTCCGTATCTGCTGCGGCCCATCGAACACGGCGCGGACATCGTGGTGCACTCGGCGACCAAGTTCCTGGGCGGGCACGGCACGACCATCGCGGGTGTGGTCGTCGACGGCGGCACCTTCGACTTCGGCGCGCACGCGGAGCGGTTCCCCGACTTCACCGAGCCCGACCCCAGCTACCACGGCCTGCAGTACTGGCCGGCCCTCGGTCCGGGGGCCTTCGCCGTCAAGCTGCGCGTGCAACTGCTGCGCGACCTGGGGCCCGCCCTCTCGCCGCACTCCTCCTTCCTGCTCCTGCAGGGCGTGGAGACGCTCAGCCTGCGTATCGAACGGCACTCGGCCAACGCCCAGGCCCTGGCCGAGTGGCTGGAGCAGCGCGACGAGGTCGCCGCTGTCCACTATCCGGGGCTGGAGTCCAGCCACTGGTACGAGGCGGGGCGGACGTACCTGCCGCGCGGCGCCGGTGCCGTGGTCTCCTTCGAGCTGCGGGACGGCGTCGAGGCGGGCAAGCGCTTCGTGGACGCGGTCGAGTTGTTCAGCCACCTCGCCAACATCGGCGACGTGCGCAGCCTCATCATCCACCCGGCGTCCACCACCCACAGCCAGCTCGACGAGGAACAGCTGACGGCCACCGGGACCTCCCCCGGCCTGGTGCGCCTCTCGGTCGGCATCGAGAGTCTCGCCGATCTCAAGGCCGACCTGGAGGCCGGGTTCCGCGCGGCCAAGGGCGCGTCCTGA
- the deoC gene encoding deoxyribose-phosphate aldolase, with product MSETTVVDAELNLTPAELAPYIQHTRIDPDATLDEMVAHAREAVTHGFNAAMVPASWLPVVVSELRGTGVQVASALDFPTVGVMTSAGKAAEAAEIARLGADQIDIGVQIGWLKSGRYDDFREDIAGVVRASGLPVKVMLELPLLTDAEKEAAVELSMEAGVAFLKNASSGQIETANPASVGYLVERAREGVRVKASGSIKTYRQGLALLRAGASLLGTSAGLSIITDTGDDSTTSY from the coding sequence GTGTCCGAAACCACCGTCGTCGACGCCGAACTCAACCTGACCCCGGCCGAGTTGGCGCCCTACATCCAGCACACCAGGATCGACCCGGACGCGACGCTCGACGAGATGGTCGCCCACGCCCGCGAGGCCGTCACGCACGGCTTCAACGCCGCCATGGTCCCCGCGTCCTGGCTGCCCGTCGTCGTCTCCGAACTGCGGGGAACCGGCGTCCAGGTCGCCTCCGCCCTGGACTTCCCGACCGTCGGCGTGATGACCAGCGCAGGCAAGGCCGCCGAAGCCGCCGAGATAGCCCGCCTCGGAGCCGACCAGATCGACATCGGCGTCCAGATCGGCTGGCTCAAGAGCGGACGCTACGACGACTTCCGTGAGGACATCGCGGGCGTCGTCCGAGCCTCCGGCCTGCCCGTCAAGGTCATGCTGGAACTGCCCCTGCTGACCGACGCGGAGAAGGAGGCCGCCGTCGAGCTGTCCATGGAGGCGGGCGTCGCCTTCCTGAAGAACGCCAGCAGCGGGCAGATCGAGACGGCGAACCCGGCGAGCGTGGGCTACCTTGTCGAGCGGGCACGTGAAGGGGTCCGGGTGAAGGCGTCCGGCTCCATCAAGACGTACCGGCAGGGCCTGGCCCTCCTGCGGGCAGGAGCCTCTCTGCTCGGCACCAGCGCCGGTCTGTCGATCATCACCGACACCGGGGACGACTCGACGACCAGCTACTGA